The Apostichopus japonicus isolate 1M-3 chromosome 1, ASM3797524v1, whole genome shotgun sequence DNA segment TCAAGAACCACTTTGTTTGCTAAGCTTTTTTGCTAACAATGTACTAATTGAATGAAACTGGCTCTCTAATTAAAAGGTAATgtctgaatattcataagagGGTAGGGAAATGAAACGCAGAAGGGAGCATACGTGATTACATATTAACTCATCGGAACCTTCACCTAAGCGACAGACCGGTACTCCATGCCAACAGATCTGTTGACGTGATATACATGTTTCCTCTTTTCTTAAACTTCTGATACTTTTGGAACAATTGATTCAATGCAGAACGAGAAGGACCAAACACTTACCACTGCCTCTTGGTTGACTTTGGTAAGCTATCTTGATATTGCTGTGTTTGTAGCAAGTATAGTAGAACCCGCAACTGTCATGGTTTGTATGAAAACGTCCGGTGTAGTATAACTGTATTATTTGAATGCATTGCTTAGTATTTGAATAACAACGGTACTTTTATGGACAGCTTGTAAtttgttggaaaatttgaaCAATTCTGGAATATTTTGCTTAAGACTAGTTCttacaaatattgtattatatggTATTACAATATATTATGTAACCATTATCACGTTTCACTTTACTTTATTAAGGAAACCCaaattttaaatgaattattataatacataatatTTATCGTGAATTTAATACAAACTATTTTCTCTTTAGTAAATACTACCTGTAGTAGTATACTACCTGTTAAATTaccttttaaatatttgtttaaactTTGGTTGGtagctgtttcatttttgtttgttttaatactCTTTTATGACTATGTAAAATGTAtggtacacacacacacatacatatatatatatatatatatatatatatatatatattatatgcttgttttaatattaatttcacaTGTAACTAGCTACCATTATTAATAGCTATCATTACTTTGTAATTGTTTCTCCTTCATACAATGACATTACGAGTAACGTGATCAAAGACATTTGTTGTAGAATGCTCAAGGTATTCTGAACAAAACTCCACCATTTTTCCATTAGCCTATTTCATAATTCATAAGCGATTCAAAATATCCAATTAGCAGGAAGCAAGGTTTGCAAACCACTATTGAGCCTTTCAACTAGTAGTAGTAAATAAAGAAGGGTAAATATGTTATCAATCTCCGTAGTATAGAACCGCACATACAATACGTGGGATATAACCACAGTATAGGTAAGCAGCACACTAGTCTTTATGCGCAGACAACATTGCGTGCATGCTAAACTCAAAGATGGACAGCTATGACCAAAGTTGCCCACCCCACAAAAGTAAGAGGGAAGCGAGAGCAACGTTATAAGTGAGAATCGGAAAGGAAATTGTCACATGGCAATCGTTAAAGCTGGCGAAAGGTTTTAGTTCTGACGTACACGTAGCAACTGTACTTCCTGTCAGATTCGTAGCTAGGGTTAGGTTAATTTTGTGTCTGACCCTCTCTCTGACCTCGGCAGTGAATATTTATTGCTCACTAAACAGCGGAGCTAATGAGTTTGCAAGATTTGAACCACTTATGCCGTTACACTTGAGTTTTTgataatttcaatggaagtcAGTCATATTAACGACTTGATCAGGCATTAACGGTAATGTGTCATTGATTCACGTCAATTCAGTAATGGCTTGTACGTCCAAAATAAACCCTGATGCCAACTTTATATAGTTTTATACCATACATGTTGCGATTAGTGCAGATAAAGTATCCAACCCATACAGATTTAGTTGAACCCTTCAATCATTTATTAACCACCGTTTACGAGCATTGTTATTCCttatgatataatatgataagatatgatatgatatgatatgatacgatACGATAAGATAAGATACGATATGATATCATAGAATaccatatgatatcatatactattatatttatcatatcatatattatcATTGGATATCATATATTGTCATGTCATATCATATAaataatgtaacatatatactataatatatattcttatttgTTAGTACTGATGCATTGGATGTTGTTAAAGAGGATCGGGGTACCATAATGCCCATGTAAACGAAAAGCTCGTTTTGGGGACATGGGTCATACAGTCCTTCCAGTGTCATATGATGTAAGTGTTTTAGGGACATCGGTTATACAGTCCACTTGTCATTTGGCATATGCTACTTGGCCTTATGAACgtctatttataaatatgaaattcaacACAGTTTGAATGATTCCAACAATATTGCAGTTACTCAAATCACTTTAAAAAATCTGGCAATTGGGGAAACAGTTTTCGAATTGATTTATATCTATTAATTATTGCATTCTCTCTTTTCGTGAAGTTAAATGAGTTTGCGATTAAGCGATATGCTTGGCAATTATATACACATCAGTGTTTATTTGGGTACGTCCATGGTTGTTAGATATTGAAACATACTGGGTAAGGTAATTGTTATATTGATCAAGATCTGCTTGTTAATTGATAGAGTTAATGATGCATGTAATAGCTATCTATAATTTTTAATTTGCCTTAATATGTAGACATGCTCTATTAACCACTCTTAGGCTGTAGGTCAGAAAGTGATTACTGCTAACCTGATCCATATTCACGATCAATATGCCCCTCTCCAAACATAACacttttgttattaattttttaattgcaTTATTGCACAGACATTTATCCAAAGTGTTTGCATAATACCATATATTCTGTTGTAATATTGGTAAACATAATTACTAAGTTGTAATATCCGTTACTTTGACATACCTTAAACATCTCAGAGATTAAGATATCTTTGCCTTTGTTGGTATATAGTCTAAATTAGATATTTTTATTGTTCATTTTCATTCAGGATTCGATATTTTCCCTTTGACACCCAAATCTGCGATTATCGTTTTATGCGGAAAACCAAGAGGTTGACAAACTAAACCTCACATCTTCAGAAGTATCATATCCCTCTACCCTACTAAGTACTGAATAAGAATATATAAACACAACGATTTTGAACAAACTCTATCCATTTGAGAATTATCTAGACGATGAAGATGCACTTAAAGTTTCATTCGCTACTGTTCATGTTATCCTCAAAAGGGATCCACGCTACTACATCACTACTCTTATTATTCCATCAACTTTTCTTTGTCTCATGTCATTTGCCACGTTCCTGGCTCCTCCTGAAAGCGGAGAACGAATATCTCTTGGGGTTTCTATGGTTCTTGGTCTGACAGTATTTCAGTTATTGGTTGCCAATACACTCCCGACAGCCAGCAAAAATCCACCAATCATAAGTTAATACCTTACAACGACTTTCATCATGTCGTGTCTGGCTGTTCCCTTTTCTTTGTGCAATATAAACATCGCTTACAAAGCAGTGTtcaatacaataaataaaatgcagtcATGTCTAACCAGACATTTTATTCCGAAATTCAAAATCCGTTGTTTTTGTTTGAAGACCGACGATAGTGTCACTTTGATATATACCTGgtgctgttttgtttttttccatgtCATCCTGATGTATGGTAACTGGTCCACTTCTGTTTATATTGAACAAAAACGATATCTGAACAGAAAATTCGAGTAGACATGTAAATATTGTTCTCCTATTCTAtaccacttttttttaattaattatgttttattaATGTGATCAAAGTCATGTTGTCTGACTTAATGTTAACATTGCCATTCACAACATGTGAGTAGTACAGATACTTGTAGAAGAATCTCAGAAAGTACAGGATCTTCAATTTGAAAAGAGAACGTTTAATTATTACACACATTGAAATATGACCAACAATAGAACATTCCacgtaatatattaatatatgtacagAAAGAATAAAACCAAAATCCAGAAATCATGCAATTGAACGATGTTCAAGCTAAACTGCTTCGTCATAGGTTCATCACCAAAAATAATTACTTGTGATTTGATAGCATCCGAGCAGATAGGCTCTCAGCAACATACAACACGGTTTTACCTTGTTAACGAGTTCACATGAGATTGCAAGGTGCAATTTGATTGATTTCCTTGTTCGTTTTCGAGAAACTGACGGAATTGGATTGCCATATCGTATCTTCAGTTTACAAAATTTACTGTGTCATAACAATCATAATATAGAAACGATTTAAAATTACAATCTCGCTCTATGGTAGTTTTCTGTTTTCGATctttataaatataacatatgAACAGTTAATAAAAACTCAATATTCTTTTCAATAAGAAAAccagaaatgtttacatttttaaataaaGCATTACCAGCTTAACCAAGTCAGCTTATATTAACTATGTTGCTTTTATAGTCGGATGGTTCCATTTACTATCTTtgtttacaaaaacaaagacattttacTCTGATTTCTACAACATCATAAAGACACTTTTGTACCCATTTCAAATTGGTTTGCACTGAACAGGGTAAAAGATGATGTAAAAGTGCAACACAAAACATTTAAGAATTAAAACCCGTAGTAAAGAATCAAACAAAAATGCATAATCACGGAAATAACGCCGACGTACCGTTACTGTTAAttgacttttgtttttaatgtattATTCCGATTCTATTGTAACCTTATTGTGACGCTTAGTCGTGAAACTTTTACATCATTTTGTCGAAAGATTGACAAATGTCACTCTGAGCTCCTGAATTTCCGCTGAAATCGATTAAGGTTTTAATAACGAGGACAGCAAATACAGTGATGAAAACTAGACTTACGAGTCGGTCCATTACCAGGGCAACAGTTCTAGCTTGAATCTTTGCCtggtgataaaaaataaataacatattttagtTGACGAAAGCAGTAATCGAAtgaaatttgtaaaatgaaataaaagcgATGGATGGACCAAATTTGACCTGTTTGATGAGATATGAATTTTTGTGCAATTTTTGGTAATCTACCCTAATTATTTTCGTTGCAACAGAATTTcaaataaagaacaaaatagTGACCAAATCTTGAATTACGAGCCAAAAGTCGATGATGTTATAAAGTAAATATTGTTCTGTATTTTAAAGCAAACATATATTTGAAGACACGCCATGGtatccacctcccccccccccttcactcaCTTGGCAAAATAGAGGAAGAAATAATAGTGTTCCCTATAAAACCGTAATCCTCCTGTAAAATTTAATAATGTTCATATTACATTTTCGTTTTAAGCAAAGAGTTTCAAGATTCATgtacttaaaaaaaatgtgtttttttttttaagtttggtGATAAGCTGTGAATCACTCTATGTTAAAGGTGATCAGGATAACATGGGTAGTGTCAACAGACGCTAGATTAGGATTGCAATCAGAGAAACTTAATCCAGACAGAGAATGGGTGTGAACTATGGATGTAACGGAGACTATGAAGAGACTAAAGACGGAGCTCTTTGTAATCTGATCTTCGAACCACACGCCGATTCCGAATGAAAAGAATAGTTTGTTTCAAAATCAAGGCATAGCAGGGAAATGTACTACTTTATGCAATATCTTTAGTCTTTTTTTATAGTTCAGTTAGAGATCCTATTCTTGTTTACGTCTGTATTCGAGCTAAATTTGGTTCATGTTGGCTTATGTCTTATTTAAGAATCCAAAAATCAGTTACCATGTAACAGTTTAATTATCAAGGATCGTAAAAGAGTTCTTACAAATATGTAGACACACAATTGAGACTTACACAACCTTAACTTTCAGTAGCGTCACTGATCTTAAATTCCTCACGTGATTTTGCGgcagattaaaaacaaatacttACCTTTTCAGCTTTACTAATATGTTTCCCCTCGCTCTCTAATGAAATTTGTTTGGCTGAATCCAACTTTGGACCAATTCCATTAATGCTTGATGACCGCAACTCCGTTTGTGCAGTTTCCTCCATAAGAGTGCGTATTCTCTCACTATAAGAGGGAACCACCGTCATACGAGGTAGATATTCTAGAAATAACTTTCTCGAAAAGGTATACTTCAAAACAAGGATACTTCTATCACCATAAGCGATATTGATATTCAGCAAAGAAGCTGGTACAGCAAGACACGCTAAAACGAAGGTGGAGATGAGATATGAACTCAGTATTGGCCGCTCGTTTGTGCTGGGTAGGATATCAGCAACGAGAAGTTGAAAGACGGTTAGGCCAAGAACCATCGATACACCCAATGAGATTCTCTCTCCACTATCAGGGGGAGCAATGAACGTCGCAAACGCCATGATACAGAGGAGAGTTGATGGTAACATCAGTGTTAGGATGTAATTTTCTGGATTACGTTCCAGAATGAGGCACACTGCCGCTATTTTTATATTTACCAGGGGTAAATGGTTGGCAAAATCAGGTTTCATTATGGTATAATTGTGGCTGGTAAGGTTGGAGAATTTCCAATCTGCAATTCAAGTGATGCCAAGACTGGTGACGTCTTTGTGGTTAAGATAAGTTTTTCTGAGTGTTGATTTTGagggaagaagaaaaatgggCAAACTTGTGTATCGAATGGAAAATAGTAGATGCTgcaaaaaagggaagaaaagtagaaaaaaacagacttttaaattagTTATTAAGAATCTTATGCACGCTTCACAAAGAAATACATCTCGTATGCTGCTTATAATATACGCTACCTAAGTAAACTTCAGTGGTACGAATGGGCGCTTCTTAACTATCCCGACACTTACATGAGGTACGATACGGACTGGTACAAAGTTAGAAAAAAGATAAAGACATTTTACATACAAACAAATGCCGCCAGTTATGTTCTGAAACGGCATAGGATGTTATTTCTGACCATTAGTGGTACAATGGTATAGATTCAGTGTGCACAGTGCTGCCAGGGGAATTTATAGTTGGGTCCAGGAAGCGAAAACCGTAAAAGTAATGCATTTCTAAGATTGttagcatattattattattattgcaggtGAATATCCAGTTATCTCCTGTCTCCTGTTGTGATAGCTGATGACCAAATGAATGCATACTACGTTCCTCATGATGATTATGAAGAAAATTTGACGCATTAGCTATAACGAATTTAATTAGGCAGTtttataatatactatataacaAAAAAACTCGATCAAAAGGAAAGTGAGCCTTTTGCGTTAACTCAAGTGCAGAGGCATTGAACGTATTCttgtaaaatatacaatttctttactttaaaattacagAGGTAACTTACAGAATTGGACACTGCGTTGATAGTACAAGAGGCGTTCCAAGGCTGACAGAACCATCCGATGTCAACAAAATAGATCCTCGTTCTGGAGATATGATGCTCAAGGAGTCGATATCCAAACTGTAGACATAAATAATTAGTTGAACATGATAACTTACTTTcacattaaaacattttataatttcataattACGTTATAATGTAAATAGTTACTTTATATTTATTGCTATTGTCATCTTATGGTAAATATCACCGGCTGATTACATTTAATAGTTTCATGTCTCCGGATCTTTGTTTGACAgcttattatttatttgtttttgtatgaTGTGGTTTGAGTAACTATAGATTTTACTGATTACGTATACCTAACTTATGGGCCAATAGGCAGAATGCAATTTCAAATTACTCACGCATTGCTGATGAATAGCTTTGGAGTCCAtatttcatcaataaatatgaCTACTACATCTTCACCACCAAACTCAGATGTATTCCAAGAGAGGCGCTCATCAGTCCATCTCTACAGAAAGACCAAGTACAACTTTGAACAGACGACATgaatgtttcatatatatacatatgcgtTCATGTAACATTATACTTACACAGACGTTCTTTGTAATATAAGACTAAATTAAGATATTTTATGTATGGAAATGAATGTTTTCTTATCTCTACAAATAGAATTGTATACATATTTTGCAAAGGAAACAACATGGATCGCAAACTGGTTGAACAAATATAAATCGAGTATAAAAGCAATGATACGGTAAAGTCGTCGACACCTAATTCGTCCCAATatcaataaaatacaaatgTACTACAACATTGTTATAATATTGCGATGGTTGAGGCGTTTAGAAAAATTGCAGGTAATGACAAATACTGCTGAACTGTTTGCACATAGGTGGATGCATATATGATCATTTTTGGAAAACTGTAAATTAAAAGGGAATGGTTTGAAGGTTTGATTCGCTTACCATATTCAACCATGATGCAGTTGTTATAACTTGATCGCGTTCATTCTGATAAAAAGATAACGAAACAATGGCaaaatttaaatgaatttaCTTAAGTTATTAATATACAAAGGTATTTTCATGCAGTAAATAAAGcataaaatatttatgtttcatgCGTGAGACGCTTTTTCTACTTTTATCATCAAATAGTACACACTTTGCAATGGTACCAAAGTAGTTAATCTAATGGAAGTAAGATACTTTCAAGGACGTCATCGATTTGTTTGTAGGTATTTATGGATATAAATTacttttgtattgtatttacacaaacaatgaaacaaatacACGATCTATATGAACATGTGCTCGTCATTAGAATTTA contains these protein-coding regions:
- the LOC139966207 gene encoding acetylcholine receptor subunit delta-like: MKYFLRYLLLVVVTILAFNKDVAEARYPLSNEARIRDYLLNQANFSARERPVLDSDESVHVEIMLQFYAMLDLNERDQVITTASWLNMRWTDERLSWNTSEFGGEDVVVIFIDEIWTPKLFISNALDIDSLSIISPERGSILLTSDGSVSLGTPLVLSTQCPILIYYFPFDTQVCPFFFFPQNQHSEKLILTTKTSPVLASLELQIGNSPTLPATIIP
- the LOC139972095 gene encoding acetylcholine receptor subunit beta-type acr-2-like, with amino-acid sequence MKPDFANHLPLVNIKIAAVCLILERNPENYILTLMLPSTLLCIMAFATFIAPPDSGERISLGVSMVLGLTVFQLLVADILPSTNERPILSSYLISTFVLACLAVPASLLNINIAYGDRSILVLKYTFSRKLFLEYLPRMTVVPSYSERIRTLMEETAQTELRSSSINGIGPKLDSAKQISLESEGKHISKAEKAKIQARTVALVMDRLVSLVFITVFAVLVIKTLIDFSGNSGAQSDICQSFDKMM